Sequence from the Pseudophaeobacter arcticus DSM 23566 genome:
TGGCGCATCCTTTGCCGTGCGGTGGATCGTGAACCCGCCCAGCCTGGCATTCAGCACCCCGTTGTCGTCAATGTATTCCACATGGCTGGCAGGTGAGCAGACGCCGTTCATATTGGGGGACAGGCCGGTTGCATAAGACGACAGCGAGCAGCGCCCTTCGGCCATGACGCACAAACCGCCAAACACAAAGACTTCGGTTTCCACCTCTGTTTCGGCGTTGATGGCGGCAATTTCCGGCACCGAGAGGATGCGCGGCAGCACAACGCGTTTCACGCCAAAGGTGTCGGCGTAGAAGTTGATGATATCGGCATTGGCGGCGGCGGCCTGAACCGAAAGATGCAGGCGCAGCTCCGGATAGCTGCGCGCGCCATAGTCCAGCAAGCCGGCGTCTGCCAGGATCACGGCATCGGCGCCAGCGGCCTGTGCATCGCCAATGGCGCGATGCCAGACCGACTGGCTGCCTGCCCGGGGGAACGTGTTGATCGCCACCAGAACCTTGGCGCCATGGGCATGGGCAAATTCAACACCTTCGCGCATTTCGGCACGGTCAAAATTCAAGCCAGGGAAGTTGCGCGCGTTGGTTTCGTCATTGAAGCCGCAATAGACAGTATGCGCCCCGGCCTTGACGGCGGCGCGCAGCGCAGCGGGGGTGCCGGCGGGGCAGACAATTTCCATCACCATGCCGGGTCCTCCTCCGGCCGGGCCAGGCAGAGGCCTGTACGCCGTTCTGCCAAGGCGGCGGTCTGAAGGATAAAGCGGCCAAACGGCCCGGACACGGCGGCAATTTCCTGCGACAGGTCCAGTTCAGCATCATCCACGGCATTGCGCAGAGCCAGGGCTGCGCCGGTGTCACCCTCAATCACCAAATCGCGTGAGAAAAACAGTGCATCCCCGTCGTAAACCCCGTGGACCAGCCCCAGCAGCGCAGCAAGCGGGCCGGATATGCGCGCCTCAGCCTCGCAGTCCCCGCGCAGGGCGCGCACGGTTGGGGCGCCGCCATTGGGGGCCAGGCAAAGAATGATGGGTAAATCGACCGGGTTGAGGACAAACCGCGCGTGGCTGTAGTCCCCCAGGCGGCGGAACAATCCCGGGTGACGCTTGCCGATTTGGCGGCAGCAGGCGGTCAGCGAGAGGGACAAGGGCGCCAGCGGCACCACCCGCAGAATGCGCGCCAGGGCAGCCGGGCAACAGGGGATTTGGGGGTGTGGCAAAGAGTATTCCTTTCCCGCCGGTGATTTCGGTCACAGCGGTTCTATTCCGCTGCATGCCTCCCGAGTTTGTGCTGCAACAAATTCAGGAGGTGAATCTCTGTTAGGGATCTGCGGAAATCAGCAATGGAGCAGTCCCGTACGCACCCTTCCGCCATATCCCAGCCTGCGCCATTTCCTTGACTGGTGCGAAGAAACCGGCCAGTTCCAGCGCGTTCCGGATCCGGTCTCGGTGCAGCATCAGATGACGGCGGTGCATCGCAGCGTGCTGGAAGGCGGCGGTCCGGTGCTGCAGTTCAACCACCCGGTTCTAGACAGTGGGCTGACGTCGGATATTCCGGTTGTTGTGAACCTGTTCGGCACGGCTGAGCGGGTTGCGGCCGGTCTTGGGGTCACCACAGACCGGCTGGACGACCTGGGTGGCTTTCTCGCGGCCCTCAGGTCACCAGCTCCACCGGACGGGCTGCGCGATACACTGTCCCGCTGGCCCATGCTCAAGGCCGCCTTGGCTGCGAGGCCAAAGCTGATCAAGACCGCGCCGGTACAAGCCGTTGTGCGCGCGGGGGCTGACGTAGATCTGTCCGGACTGCCGGTTCAGACCCATTGGCCTGACGATGCAGGGCCGCTGATTACCTGGCCGGTCGTAATCACCCGACCGCATGACAGCAGACCAGAGGATATCAGCCGCTGCAATGCAGGCGTTTACCGGACCCAGGTGCTGGACCGCTCGCGGTTGATCATGCGCTGGCTGCCGCATCGCGGCGGCGCCGCGCATCATCGTAGCTGGGCGCGTCGGGGAGAAAAAATGCCGGTGGCGGTGGTGCTTGGTGCGAACCCCGCAACGCTGCTCTCGGCGGCGTTGCCCCTGCCGGAAACAGTGTCCGAGCTTACCTTTGCCGGTGCGCTTGGCGGTGCCCGCCCGCGCCTGGTTCCCTGCCGGAGCGTACCGCTGATGGTGCCCGCTGATGCCGAGATTGTGCTGGAGGGCTGGGTATCGCCGAGTGAAACCGCGCCCGAAGGTCCGTTTGGCGATCACACCGGATATTACAACCGCGCTGAGCCCTTTCCAGTCATGCAGGTGAGCGCAGTTACCCATCGCGAAAACCCGCTTTACCTGTCCACCTATACCGGCCGCCCGCCCGATGAACCGGCCATCATCGGCGAGGTGTTCAACCGGCTCGCCCTGCCAATGGTGCGGGCGCAAATCCCCGAAATCCGGGACCTGTGGCTGCCGCCGGCGGCCTGCTCATACCGCATTGCCGTTGTCAGCCTGGACAAGCGCTACCCCGGCCAGGCCCGCCGGGTGATGATGGCGCTTTGGGGAATGCTGCCGCAATTCAGCTACACAAAGATGATTATTGCCGTCGATGCCGATGCTGACCCGCGCAATTGGGATGACATCGCCTGGGTGCTGGCGACACGTATGGACCCCTCCCGCGATGTGATGATTTTGGAGAACACGCCAATGGATTATCTCGACTTTGCCTCGCCCCAACCCGGCCTGGCCGGCAAGATAGGTATCGACGCCACGACAAAAATTGGCAGCGAAACCACCCGGGAATGGGGGCATGTCATGCAGGGCGCGCCAGAAGATCAGGCCTTTGCCGCTGACCTGGTTGCCCGCCTTATACCGGAGTTGGGGGCATGAGCGCACGGCGGGTGGTGCTGGGGGTCTCTGGCGCTTCCGGCGCCATGCTCAGCCTGGCAGTGGCCCGGCATCTGGCCTCGCTTGAGGTTGAGATAGATCTGGTCACCAGCTCCGCGGCAAAGCGTACCCTCGCAGAGGAATGCGGCCCGCAAGCCTTGCAAATGCTCACAGCCATGGCCACCCGCAGCCATGCAATTGATGATATCGGCGCCGCCATTGCCTCGGGCTCGGTTCCGGTTTCGGGAATGATTGTTGCGCCTTGTTCGATGCGCTCCCTGGCCGCCATAGCGCATGGGCTTGATGACAATTTGCTGACACGCGCAGCAGCAGTACAGCTCAAGGAACGTCGGTGTCTGGTTCTGCTGGCCCGCGAAGCCCCGCTGACGCTGGCTCATCTTCGGAACATGACAGCGGCAACCGAGATGGGGGCGATCGTCATGCCGCCCACCCCTGCATTTTATCTCTCGCACAGCACGTTGACAGACGTTGCCAGCCAGATCGCAGCGCGTGCGGTCGACCTCCTGGCCGTATCCCCCCCGCGCGCGCAACCTTGGTCGCCCGAGGCCGAAGGGTAAGCCCCGCCTTTTGCACCGCCACCTGCGCCAGGGCCATCGTTTTGATGGAGCAAAGGCCAGTCATGCTCCAATATTCAAAGGGGACCACTCAGGTGGGGTTGCTCATGCCCGCGAACCGGGACTGTTGCATGGTATGGGCGCAGGTCTGGGATGGTGGGGGCGTTCACTGTTCCCGGAATGCCCTGATCATACTGTCTGCGACGGGTTTCATCAGATATTGGATGAAGGTTCTGTTCTGGGTCTGGATCATGATTTGGGCAGGCATGCCCGGCGTGGGAGTAAAGCCTCTGACGCGCTGCAACTCGCTGGGGGCCACGGAAATACGCGCCACATAGATTTCTTGTGGCAGCTCTTGCGAGCGATCCAGAATCGCGTCTGCGGATACGTAATAGACTTTGCCTTCAAGGATTGGCGTCGTGCGTTGGTTCAGGGCGGTCAGCCTGACTGTGGCAGCTTGCCCCTTGCGGACCACGTCAATTTCGGTGCGCGGAATCTGGGCTTCGATGATCAGGGGTTCGCCGGTGGGCAATATTTCCAGAATAGCCTTGCCACTTTCGACGACACCGCCCGGAGTGTGATAATGCAGGCGCACAACCGTCCCTGAAACCGGCGCAACAATTTCGGTCCGCGTTAAGATGCTTTCGGCCTTGCGGGCCTGTTCGCGAACACTTTCCAGCTCTGATTGTACCGCTTGCAACTCGTCAAGCGCTGCGCTTTGGGTTTCGTTGATGGTCTGCGAGATCTGCGACTCGTAGCGCTGGGACAGCGAGGCGGTTTCGTCGATTTCGGATTGCAGGCGGCCAATCTGGCCCTGGGCTTCAGCCAAAGCGCGGCGCAGGGTGTTGTATTCCGATTTGCGCACCAGGCCCTTTTCCAACAGCACTTCTTTTGCCTGCGAATCTTCTTCCAGAATTTCCAGCTGAGCATGGGTGGCAGCCAGTTGTTTTTCGTAGCCGATCGACCGGCTTTTCAGGGCTTCGATGCTTTGCTTTAACAGGTTTATTTCATTCTTTAATTGCTGGGTGGCGGCGTCGAATACAATCTGCTGCCCATCAAGCATTGCGACCACATTGTAGTCTGAGCGGAGTTGTTCCAGTCTGGCAGGGTAAACCAGCGTATCCTTGCGGTTGTATTCAGCAAGAATACGGCTTTCCATCGCTTCCAATCTGACCTGACGCAAGAACAGCTCGCGTTCGGTTGCAAGGGCAGAGGTTTCATCAAGCAGCACGATTGGCTGTCCTGCGACGACGTTTTCGCCTTCTTCGACAAGAATGGCCTTGATGATGCCGCCTTCGAGGTGCTGAACAATCTTGTTGCTGCCGGTGGCAACAAAGCTGCCCTGAGAAATGACCGCAGCGGCCAAGGGGGCCTTGAACGCCCAGACCCCAAAGCTGCCAAGCCCAAAAATCAGCAGGAACAGACCGAAGGTGACATGCTTTTTGATCGACCGGGGAACGTCGTCATACCATTCCGCCGATTCAGCAAGTACGATTGGATTAGGCATTGCGCTGTCCTCCATTGCCTTGTGGCGGTAGCTTGCCAGCAGCGTTTGTGCGTTCGGACAGTTTTTGCAGAACCTGATTGCGTTCGCCAAACAGCGCGATATTGCCATCCGCCAGTAGCATGATCTTGTCGACGACGCTTAGCAGTGATGGTTTTTGGGTGATGACAACCACGGTGATGCCGGCCTCGCCCGCATGGCGGATGGCATTGGCAAGCGCCCGATCCCCAGAGGTGTCGAGGTTGGAGTTGGGTTCATCCAGAACCAAAAATCGCGGGTTGCCGAAAAAGGCGCGTGCCAGGGCAATACGTTGCTTTTGTCCGCCCGACAGTGGTGAGCCATCGGCAGCGACCATGGTTTCGTAGCCATGCGGCAGCGAGGCGATCATATCATGCACATCGGCCAGAAGCGCCGCACGGTGGATGTCTTCGTCGCTGGCACCCGCGCGCATCCGGGCGATGTTGTTCTTGATGGAGCCCGGAAACAGCTGCACGTCTTGCGGCAAATAGCCGATGTTTTCGCCCAGCTGTCGGTCATCCCAATTGCGGAGGTCCATCAGGTCAAGCCTGACATTGCCCGAGGTCGGCAGAATTGAGCCCACAAGCATTTTCCCCAGTGTCGTCTTGCCGGCACCAGAGTTGCCGATCACCGCCAAGGAATCCCCCGGATTGAGGCTGAATGTCAGACCGTTGAGGATCACCTGTTTTGTGCCTGCCGGGACAAACAGCAGGCGCTCGACATTCAGGCGGCCCTCGGGGCGGGGCAGGCGGAGTTTTTCGTATTTTTGTACCGATGACGCCATCAGGTTGCTGACCCTGTCATAGGCCGCGCGGGATTGCGAAAAACCGTTCCAGCCTTCGATCGAACCTTCGATTGGCGCCAGCGCACGACCGGCAATGATAGAGGCCGCGATGACCATGCCGCCGGTTATCTCCCCCTCGAGCGCCAGATAGGCCCCCCAGCCCAGCATCGCAATCTGGGTGAGCAATCTTGCCCCGCGTGAGACGGCAGCCCAAATGATGTTTCGATCCTGTGCCAGCACCTGGGCGCGCAGTGACGCGGCGGTGTCACGGCCCCACAAGGCGACCGCCTCGGGAACCATGGCGAGGGCATTGATGATCTGGCTGTTGCGCGACATCGAGTCGAGATGCATGTTTGCCCGCGACTGGGCCTGATTTGCCTCGGCAAAGGGTTTGGATGTAGCCTTTTGATTTATCAGCGCAATGACCATGAGCATAATCGCCGTTGCGATCACAATCATGCCAAGATGCGGATGAACAAGGAAAATCGCGGTGATGAAAAGGGGGGCAAAGGGTACATCCAGAAACGAGATCAGCGTACCGGAGACCAGGAAGGACCTGAGCAATTGCAGGTCCCCCAGGGTTTGATACTGGCGTCCGTTGTCATGCAGAGAGGCATGCGCCGCCGCACTCAGGACAGGGGCGCCCAGCAGAACAGCCACCTCTACGGCGGTGCGCATCAAGATGAAGCGTCGGACGGCATCAAAGATGGATTGCATGATCACCGCACCGGCGATGACGATTGTCAGCATGATCAGCGTGTCGAGCGACCGGCTGGTCAAAACCCTGTCGGAAATCTGGAATAGATAGATCGGGATCGCCAGCACCAGAAGATTTGTCGCGCAGGTCAAAATCATGACAAAGCCGAGATTGCGTCGCACGACTTGCCGTCCCTGGCGCATCTTTTGGGCAAATTGTTCCGGGCCGCCGCGTTTGTGGAACTGTGGTTTTGCACCACCGCCATCATCGCCACCACCGCCACCGCTGTTGATATTGGCAGGAGGCTTGCCACCACCACCTGGCTTGAGGGTTGGTCCGGTATCGCCTTCAATCTGAACGCCACCGATCCCCCGGGCGATGGGCGGCGCGGTGTCGATTTTCCTGGAATGGTTGCATCGTTGTGCGGGCGTCAGCAGCAGTGGCTGTTTTGCTGTAACAGTCTGCGCTGCGCCGTTCGTGCCCTTCGTGGTGGTGTTTTGTTGCGTTTTGTTGCGAATGCCTTGGTCAGCTTCGGAAACAGTTTTATCTAACATTTTTTGCACTCAATTCTATTATGCTAACATTGTTTGCATCATGTCTGGGTTGCCGCTGTATTCGGGTGATGTTGCAACGATTTCGGCATCTGGTGGTGCCTCGCCGTCCGGGCTCATCATTCCCTCCGCCAGAAATGCGACGGCTTCATTGGCAAGCGCTGGTAATGCTACGCCCAGTGGATCTGAATCCGTGTCGATCAGATTGGCCTGGTAAAGCAGGGCGTCGCTGTAGGCTTCCCCATTGACCCGCACTTCAGAATCCACGCCGTAGACATTCACGGATGCAGTATTGATCGCGGCATTGGAGCCGGTCACCAGCTCTATGGACGCGCCGGTCTGCGCTTGAAAATTATCAAGTGCCAAATGGACCTGGTCGGAATCCCCCATGATATTGGTTTGGTCCAAACAATTGAGGGTGGTGAAATCTCCGGAGATGTACAAAACGGTCAGGATGTCATCGCCCGCAAAGGCGCTATCATGGGCGACGCTGCCGTCGATCGTGGTTGCGCCATTTGCAAATGCATCGCTCGCCTGCGCAAAATTCGACGTCATATCCGTGTAGCTGTCGATCCCGGTGGTTGAGATATTCGCGCCGTTGAACAACAGGTTGTCGCCGCCGGAAAAGCCAAAGGGCACATCGCCTGTGTATGTGACGGTGTCATAATCCATCACCACGTTCATCTGGCAGATCTGATTGACGGTGATCATGTTGCCACCGATCATCACCAAATCGTAGCCATATCCGATTTCCAGAATATCGGCCAAGTTCACGATGGTGTTGTCCCCCATCACGATCTGCGTGTTGCTCCCGGTGAACTGGACATCGGCGCGATCATGGTCGGTCATAAAGCTGAACTGGCTGACCCAGTTTGCCATGATAATATCGCCATCAATCCGGGTAACCGCCCAGTTCTGCGGCAGGCCGGTGGGCGCGGCGCTTGCATCCTCGGTCATGGCGGCGTCATCCGTGACGGGCTGTGAAGAGATATGCGACATCGTCGCCACGTTGAGGCTGGTTGAAAACATTGCCCCGGGCTGCGCGTTCAAGGTGACATGTTCGAACAGCACATTCACCTGGCTTATCACGTTCAGGTCGACAACATCCCCCATGACCGAAATCACCGGCGCATCAAGCCAGCCCACGGAAATGGACACGTCGTTGACCATCACGTTGGCACCGGTAACCAAATGATGCCCGTCATCAATCTCGAACTGTTCGGAAGCGGGCGATGGTCCGTCGAGCCCCTGGAAGGGATCGGTGTTTGCCAGCGCGTCAGGGTCGTCTTCGTCTTCGGGGGCGTCATCGCTCAGCACGACATCGGGATTTTCCGCCTGGAAGTAGGCCGGCATGATGTCGTCCAAAATTGGCGTTTCTTCGACGGTTTCGCCATTCACAAAGCTGCCGCTGGCCTCCTCCCCGTGCAGGGCGGTTACGGTCTCGCCTAGTCGGGATGTGCCATCGGTGGCGCCCATGCTGTCATGCAGGGCTTTTACGGTGCCGAGGGTGCTTTCGCTCAGGTCCAGCGAAACGCTGGTTGCGGCGACCCCCAGGACCTGGGCAATCGCATTGAGGCTCTGCAACGTGGCAAGGTATTCGGCAGGATCAGAAAATTCCGCCGGTATTTCGTTCAGGAAGAGATCGTCATTGTCTTCCATCCAGGCGGATTGGATCGAAATTGTCACAACGCTGCCCGCAGGCTCCAGCGTTAAGTGAGGTCGATTGAAGCTGAAGGAGAGGGAAGGCGTTCCTGATGCAGCCCAAGCCAGTTCCTCTGCGGCCCCCGCCAAGGGTTGATAATAGGGCAGGTAAGTGTTCAGAATTTCAGGGCCATAGAATTGGGGAGCCTGTTCCAAATCCGTCGGGGTGTATTCCACAACGGGTGTAAAATCCTTGAGTGTGTAGGGCGCCTTGAACTTGACAACAATATTGGTCAGATCATTTGTTTCGGCGTTTGCCAATTGTTGCGCTTTAAAATCATCATAGGCATCGCGCATGCGCTCTTCTTCTACTGCAATATGGAAGAAGCCGATCATATGGGCGACGATTTCGGTTACTTTGTCAAACATTGTACTGGCCCCAATTTCTGCGATTGAATGGCCGCTCACCTCTTGAATTTCTAAATTTGTTGGCAGACCAATTCTGTCTGCAATTGTGGTTGGATGTTTTGGAACGGAACCGGGCCCAATGCTTTGGGCCCGGCCTGGAGTGATTAAGGCTTATGCGCCGTCGCTGTCGTCGCCGATATAGCTGGAGCTGAAGCCCCCGCCGACCACGGTCATGTCGACACTATTGCCAAGCACGTTGGCACCCATCACGATGCTTTGGTTAAACGCCGTGGTGTCGATCTGCGAGGCTGCCGAAGCAAAGGATTCCCCGGTTACGAACCCGTCGTCACCGTTATGCGAACCCCACATTCCGGCATCACCGCCAGCACCACCGGCGCCGGTTGTGGCGTTGCCGCCATTGCCGCCGGATCCACCGCCAGACTGAACGCCACCAGCAGTTGCGTGGCCGCCAAATGCGTTGCCGCT
This genomic interval carries:
- the ubiU gene encoding ubiquinone anaerobic biosynthesis protein UbiU: MEIVCPAGTPAALRAAVKAGAHTVYCGFNDETNARNFPGLNFDRAEMREGVEFAHAHGAKVLVAINTFPRAGSQSVWHRAIGDAQAAGADAVILADAGLLDYGARSYPELRLHLSVQAAAANADIINFYADTFGVKRVVLPRILSVPEIAAINAETEVETEVFVFGGLCVMAEGRCSLSSYATGLSPNMNGVCSPASHVEYIDDNGVLNARLGGFTIHRTAKDAPAPYPTLCKGCFSAGGQTGHLFEDPVSLNAEQLIPQLQKAGVTALKIEGRQRSKSYVAQVVRNFRAAVDALEAGTPLPEGMLARLSEGQAMTTGAYKKTWR
- the ubiT gene encoding ubiquinone anaerobic biosynthesis accessory factor UbiT, giving the protein MPHPQIPCCPAALARILRVVPLAPLSLSLTACCRQIGKRHPGLFRRLGDYSHARFVLNPVDLPIILCLAPNGGAPTVRALRGDCEAEARISGPLAALLGLVHGVYDGDALFFSRDLVIEGDTGAALALRNAVDDAELDLSQEIAAVSGPFGRFILQTAALAERRTGLCLARPEEDPAW
- a CDS encoding UbiD family decarboxylase; this translates as MCGNQQWSSPVRTLPPYPSLRHFLDWCEETGQFQRVPDPVSVQHQMTAVHRSVLEGGGPVLQFNHPVLDSGLTSDIPVVVNLFGTAERVAAGLGVTTDRLDDLGGFLAALRSPAPPDGLRDTLSRWPMLKAALAARPKLIKTAPVQAVVRAGADVDLSGLPVQTHWPDDAGPLITWPVVITRPHDSRPEDISRCNAGVYRTQVLDRSRLIMRWLPHRGGAAHHRSWARRGEKMPVAVVLGANPATLLSAALPLPETVSELTFAGALGGARPRLVPCRSVPLMVPADAEIVLEGWVSPSETAPEGPFGDHTGYYNRAEPFPVMQVSAVTHRENPLYLSTYTGRPPDEPAIIGEVFNRLALPMVRAQIPEIRDLWLPPAACSYRIAVVSLDKRYPGQARRVMMALWGMLPQFSYTKMIIAVDADADPRNWDDIAWVLATRMDPSRDVMILENTPMDYLDFASPQPGLAGKIGIDATTKIGSETTREWGHVMQGAPEDQAFAADLVARLIPELGA
- a CDS encoding UbiX family flavin prenyltransferase, giving the protein MSARRVVLGVSGASGAMLSLAVARHLASLEVEIDLVTSSAAKRTLAEECGPQALQMLTAMATRSHAIDDIGAAIASGSVPVSGMIVAPCSMRSLAAIAHGLDDNLLTRAAAVQLKERRCLVLLAREAPLTLAHLRNMTAATEMGAIVMPPTPAFYLSHSTLTDVASQIAARAVDLLAVSPPRAQPWSPEAEG
- a CDS encoding HlyD family type I secretion periplasmic adaptor subunit, with the translated sequence MPNPIVLAESAEWYDDVPRSIKKHVTFGLFLLIFGLGSFGVWAFKAPLAAAVISQGSFVATGSNKIVQHLEGGIIKAILVEEGENVVAGQPIVLLDETSALATERELFLRQVRLEAMESRILAEYNRKDTLVYPARLEQLRSDYNVVAMLDGQQIVFDAATQQLKNEINLLKQSIEALKSRSIGYEKQLAATHAQLEILEEDSQAKEVLLEKGLVRKSEYNTLRRALAEAQGQIGRLQSEIDETASLSQRYESQISQTINETQSAALDELQAVQSELESVREQARKAESILTRTEIVAPVSGTVVRLHYHTPGGVVESGKAILEILPTGEPLIIEAQIPRTEIDVVRKGQAATVRLTALNQRTTPILEGKVYYVSADAILDRSQELPQEIYVARISVAPSELQRVRGFTPTPGMPAQIMIQTQNRTFIQYLMKPVADSMIRAFREQ
- a CDS encoding type I secretion system permease/ATPase — protein: MLDKTVSEADQGIRNKTQQNTTTKGTNGAAQTVTAKQPLLLTPAQRCNHSRKIDTAPPIARGIGGVQIEGDTGPTLKPGGGGKPPANINSGGGGGDDGGGAKPQFHKRGGPEQFAQKMRQGRQVVRRNLGFVMILTCATNLLVLAIPIYLFQISDRVLTSRSLDTLIMLTIVIAGAVIMQSIFDAVRRFILMRTAVEVAVLLGAPVLSAAAHASLHDNGRQYQTLGDLQLLRSFLVSGTLISFLDVPFAPLFITAIFLVHPHLGMIVIATAIMLMVIALINQKATSKPFAEANQAQSRANMHLDSMSRNSQIINALAMVPEAVALWGRDTAASLRAQVLAQDRNIIWAAVSRGARLLTQIAMLGWGAYLALEGEITGGMVIAASIIAGRALAPIEGSIEGWNGFSQSRAAYDRVSNLMASSVQKYEKLRLPRPEGRLNVERLLFVPAGTKQVILNGLTFSLNPGDSLAVIGNSGAGKTTLGKMLVGSILPTSGNVRLDLMDLRNWDDRQLGENIGYLPQDVQLFPGSIKNNIARMRAGASDEDIHRAALLADVHDMIASLPHGYETMVAADGSPLSGGQKQRIALARAFFGNPRFLVLDEPNSNLDTSGDRALANAIRHAGEAGITVVVITQKPSLLSVVDKIMLLADGNIALFGERNQVLQKLSERTNAAGKLPPQGNGGQRNA